Part of the Sorghum bicolor cultivar BTx623 chromosome 1, Sorghum_bicolor_NCBIv3, whole genome shotgun sequence genome, tactttcaaaaatttttgcaaaatgtgaatagtagccctttcgtttgtatttgacaaatattgtctaattatagactaactagactcaaaagattcgtctcgtcaattccgaccaaactgtgtaattagtttttattttcatctatatttaatactccatgcatacgtctaaagattcgatgtgacgggaaaaagttttgcaaaatttttggggaacttgtttacttgcaattttttttttgaattctgttattgtagtacttttgtttttattttaaaacattgtccaatcatagagtaactaggcttaaaagatttgtctcgtgatttacagacaatctatataattagtttttgttttcatctgtatttaatgctccatacatgtgccgtaagattcgatgtgacagacaatcttgaaaagttttttatttccagtgggaactaaacaaggcctatatattttatttattagctTATGTgccgaatctgtcagtcattcagcagtgtttttttctcacaacaaatcaacgaaTATTACTTTCAGTCATTACTTATCAGCCAAGCGAACGTAGATACTTTATTATATCTTCATCAGACGACAGCTCTATCCATCCATCTTCTAACTGTTAGTATTATTCGTCCGTGTTAAGCTAGGCTGCGAGGCGTCGTCTATACACTTTAAACCAAACAGAGTTTAAGTGCTGGCGTATATCCAATAACCGGAACGGAGGGAGGAGAGGTGGCCATGCGCATCAAGCACTCCGAAACAAAATCCAAACTCCAACTCAGATCGTCATGCACAAGAAACGCGGAATTGAAAACGCATCAGGCCTCGACTAGCTACTTGGCATATAAggactactatatatatatatatacttcgtCCTTTCTGTCGTCACGTCTGTTCTTCTCAATCGGCACAACCGGCTTGGATTGGATGAGCTAGTCCGGGGGTCCCTACCAACTGCCTGATTGCTCACGTTTATTtataataaagaaaaaaaataaaaggagaCTAATTCATCATGCTCGTATCGTCTCGTCTCATGACGTGTTTAGTTAGAGATGTTAAAGTTTAACGGATACCGTAATATTTATATTTCATTTGTAACtagtatctaattatagactaattagttttaaaaaaataaattattctctaattatgtttttagtttcataaataatttatatttaatatttatgcatatgtccaaacattcaatatcataaaaattaaaatttaacgtcgtcaaccaaacagggcctcaaTATACTAGTACGAGTAGTTGGATAGGAAGCACAATTATTAATCGGTTGCAGGCGGTTAGCTGTTATCAGCGCCTCTGCCTCCACTTGGCTGGTGGCTATCGGTTGATCGGTTCCGACTTCTTTCTAGAAGAAAATGTGCAGACCCCCGCGACCGCGCGCGAGCCGTACCGAGGCTGGGCGGCGCCGTGCCACTTGCAGGGCAAGGGCAAGGGCAAGCCCCGTGGCTATTGGCTAATGCGATCGTCGTGCACTCGATCTCTCGCGTGTTGCGTGTGCTCGCGCCATGTGGTTTTTGAGGCTTCGAGCCCCGCTGCCTGGTCGGCTCTTGGGCTCTTGCCTCCACCGGTGCCGCACGCCACCACATGTCCGCCATGTGTTCGACCGCGATAGCGCCGGCCAATCTTGCTGTCGTCCTGATATCATATTTAGAGGTTGTTTGGTTGATAGACACAATTTACCACACTTTAACTTagataagtttgactaaattgtcAAGTGTTTGGTCACACTTTAACTGCCCgcaatgtgttttttttttgccggTGCTGAAAAGGGTGAGAGAGTGTTTCAGCACCGGTGCTCACCATTATGAGTGCTGAGTTTATTTTTTGATGAGCCGTGATTTCTGTGTTCACTAGTGCCTAAAtggataaaaaataattttcaACCAGCCATTAgtcctaaataaataaaatattattattccaGCGGCCATTGGTCCCGACCATGGGCTTGCTTGCTAGCCGTTGTCACTGCTGAATATATACGTTCAACAAGAACACATCAGCATATATCCAAAAGCAAAAGTTTAAAAATAGACAACTCTTCCTCTCCTAGTTAATTTCTTAAATCTACTCAACTCACACATTACTCCAGAAGCACCAAATCCAAACACAGATCAGTACCCAACTCCCAAACTTTCCATCAGCAGCAACACTACCCCATGAACTATCCACACACCAATTTGCATGGTCCCTACCCATAAATATCAGCAATCCCTTTGGAGGACCACCAAATTTCTAGCAATTCTCATTCCAACCACCAGTCTACCATAGAGGTTACCACGACAATGGTCCAACATCTCCAATTGGATCAATGCCCTTCTTTGGACCTAGTGGTGTGGCAGCAACTCCAGGGGTCATGAGAGTAGCCCTATTGCTTCATCTTCTTTGATGTCCAGAACCCATCCATGAGAGTCAACATCTGCTCagtatcaagaagataatgagagCAACACATATGATGGTGAAAAGTAAGGAGGTCGCAAGCTTTGGCGTGAAGAGAAGAACCTAAGTGCTTGGCTCAAGAATTCTAATGATCCAATCGATGACAATGGAAAGCCTCGAGATCGTTTTTGAAAGGAAATTATAGCTAAATATAACAAGACTGCTCCCAAGCAACGAAGAAGAATAGCAAATCAATGCATAAAACACTAGCACAAGAATATGTCTCTCATTAACAAGTTGTGCGGCACCAAGAAAGAGATTAGTTCATGAAGCACACACTGAGTTTGGCTGACTACAGGTTATGGCCAAGCAGCGTGGATCTCGCTAGGAGCCAAGCAGCGGGTCATGGCCAAGCACCTAGGGCTCCATCCGTCTCTCCCCGAGGTGAAGCTAGCCACTAGCAGCATGATTGATGGTGGCCCTCACGATGTGCCTTGCGGCAGCTGCCGTGGCATGGCTAGATGCGCTCCCATGGCATACTTGGTTGCGCCCCCTATGGCGTGCCTAGAGGGGGCACGAGCCCCTGTGCCGTGGCTGGAGGTGCCCCTGCCGCTTGGCTGACTGCAAGTCTAACCAAGCAGCAGGGATCTTGCTAGGAGCCAAGAAGCGGGTCATGGCCAAGCACTTGGGGCTCCATCCCGTTACACCCCCTCAGTGTAGCTGACCATCAGTGGCGCGACTGATGCCTAGAGGGGGCGGAGCCCCTGTGCCGTGGTTGGAGGTACCCCTGACATGCGGCTAAGATGCCCGTGAACCTTTGCCAACAAGTGGCAACAGATCTACGAAGAAGAAGTGCTCTAGATTCATGATTTCTAGGAGGGCCTTGATTTCAATTCGCGTGGTTTGTGTGGGCTGATTTAGTGGGGACAGAGAGATCGATTTGCGTGGTTTGTGCGGCCTGATTTAGCGGGGACggagagatcaatttggacgGATTGGGCAGAGACGGAACAAGAAATATCACTCGTGCCTGAAACGAACGAGGAGGAAGGGGAAGGGGTCTTTGGTGGGGTTCCACACATAGGACAGCCTCGGTGCCGATGTTGTAGGAAAAGCTAGAGTTGTGGCAATAGTACAACTCGCAGACTAAAATTTTTTTGAGCACTGCTCACACTGTGGCCAGTCTTAGAGGGCTAGCTAAAATGAGCCAACAAAAGAAACTGAGCGCAACTTGACTCGTTAGGCTCATCATGGTAACTGTTTATGTTAATTATTCATTGGCTTACTAATGCTCGCATTTTCTTATATGCATCCTAGGATCTAAGGCGCTATTTTTTCAGTGTTGTGAGCAACATGCATATTGTTGATAGTAAAACATCTAGGATAACTTTGTAAATCTTGAGTACCGACTTGGTCTTTTCAAAATATTTATAAAGATGATTTTTTATCTGTTTGtcttttatataattttattaTCTCCTCGAGTGACTTTGAAATATTGTTATGGTCGGAGCCGATTCAGGCATTTGATAAAAGCAGAGTCGAATCAACTGTAATTATATACCGGGTGCTGTGGACTAGTGGTTACTTCTAGTAGGTCTATCTCTATGGTGCTCGGAGCCGGTGACTCAGGATGTTGGACATCACCATGGCCGCGATCGCAAGAGGTGGAATGCAAGTGGGAAACAAGATGTCATCATTCTAGTCGAGATGAGGAAACATGAACCCGTCTTATATGAGAGGGGGGTGTTaacggtagataagtactctttttaatcgtaaacatagcatgagaaagaaCTAAAATCATAATAACATCTAGACAtaagggttatcactaacagaattccacaagttttggtgattgtctatttctgcaggggttattagaataagaacaaaaggagatccacatgtcagatttacatagagagaataccgCGAACTTCAACTCAGaaatactctagaagactcaGGAAGCCATGCCCTGCAAGCTGGGAcccacctgccatagggcagGGGCGGGCACCTAGGGGGGCAGGGGCGACCGCCCAGTACTCTCAGCCAATGAGGGTGAACCTCGCGGATTTTGCCTCCACCGcttttgaggagtaatcttgaccgtatgtttaagtcggtttgatccaagggccgtggtgcttcctagggggctataaatataaCCCTAACCTCCCGTGGAGGAGGAATTCATTATTATTCTTTGAGGAATTCAGATAGAGAATTCAgagaagcctagagccaccatctcaattagatctctatagttttatagcatagctacataggaatatATCTAGAAGGAGTTAAGCCTAGCTTGGAGTCCGGATCTATCTTCATTCTTGGTAATTTCTTATTCTTATTTGTGATATtcatattagttcttgctactatgaatatgactttgatctatttaaattatatcaaaattgactttattctatttgcttatgttctcaattatattgttattagtctactttgattatatgcttagcaaAGTTAGATTAGAACTATGTTTATGCATATgatcgtatagcgcttactcattaggccGACGAGTAAGGGGTAcatattgtgtaggcgaggtgcctagaccatatttatctgcgattaccccttatagtccggATCGCGAGGTAGATCGCGGAAGTGACAGTCCCGTTGAGTCTTTTGTAGTCCTCATCACGATTATAAGGCTTatagagcaccattattacagggaagtgattgctatgttcatgatctttcttagtaatatcactatgcatagatataacatTTTCTTACgatgatgctaggtgtaattgcactaatcaatgtatgctttgacagtatagttagaatacttaggatttattctggTAGATCATCCTAGTCCATGCTAgtgttatagacttagagtaatctattgagatgattattatatttatatgtggctatatGCTCTCATTTATCTTATGTCACTTATTATTTCATAttcatattattattatttatcttatgtgacacttacactgcatgagagatagataaagacatggttaagatCTCCATGACTACATgtagtgctcattgctcattatccattgcaagtccctttccagtggtaaaaatataaataatgatacctggattactcctggttaaaatgctacatcaataTTAtttatgcgcttgcggatcctttatttattattcatttcctagaaaagcatatagatttaataccagcacttctacatcatgataggatgacaacctagcttaagtgatgtaaagtaattttgacgtcgttgctagggataggtttaaaaGTCTATTTATAGTAATTGCGTTGTTGGATGGTCTCCATAATGTGCTTGTTGTGCTTGTCTAGCTCGTCACTAACCAGAGTCGTAGTCCATCACCTTGGTCGGTGGGCGCTTCCCCCATGCCACCTTGGCTAGAGCTTGGCCCGACACACCAAGCATCCTTTGCCGCCTCCTCTTCTCCATCGCCCTCACCCTCGCCTTCATTGCCCCCGTCACTAACGAAGCCACTGGCCTCTTGCCGCCTCACATGGGGTTCTACCAGAACCCGGTAGAACCCCATAGATGTAAGGCCTTGCATTTGGGGCCTTTGCACAATGTTTCTCATACTTATAGTAATGTAGGACGCTATTGAACTGAGATTTACATTCCTTCTGCCTCTCGAGGTCATCGGCCCTATAAGCGCCAACAACCTGAGTTTGTTGCATGGCCTCATAATATAAATAAACATTATAAACTATAAAGTTATACCAATAAAAAATTTTAATGTGAAAAGTTAAGGGGCATATATCCCTGCTAGCCCCCTTAGCTTCTCCACTAGATCTATGCCCTAAGTAGGCTACGTTTTGAATTTTGCCTTTTTTGACACACATGAGCTTTCACACTTCATTTTTCATGTAAAGTGTGGCCGATTGTATGGGCCCGATTTACTTATTAGATTCGGTGGACAACTATGTATATGGGCATAGACTGTCAAAAACCAATGAACCCTTATAGTTAGGGATGAAAAAACTGATAAAAGTTGACAAAATAATCTCTCTTCTATTGACATAAGTCAATTTCAAAATATGTAGAATGAAGAATGAAATCTGGATATGCGAGCATAGGTAGAGAAATAGAGAAATATAGGTGGAGAGTCAGAAATTTTAAGTTAGAATCACATGATCTAATGTTCACAGAACAATACACACATATGAAGTGATCGATCAAATATTCACTTGCATGTCTAATGCTTTAACATGTTAACATGCATAACAGTGATTAGTAGGTGTATTAACATAGTACAAGAGCGTGTAATTGTTGGGTCTACCCCTCACATAGTTTGAAAATGGTAAACATGGGTATCTCAGATAACAACAGGATCGATCCCACAAAAAAGACATGCAGGAATACCCATCTCCCCATTTCTCGTATTTTTCCGTAAATACGAAAACGAGCAGGACAACGAACCAAGATAggacatgattttttttttcttttggtttcATTTTTATCCCTACTTGCAGCTAGCATGACCAATAATTTCGCCTGCTATTGGCCAGAGGGGTTTTAACGGATCCAATACGGTTTGGATACCCACGGATACAAACATGGATAGCTTCAGTAAACCTCAGATTTGGTTGCGGATATACATTAAATTTAAATGTTCGGATAAGATAGGAgttgttctctttttttttaaaaaaaaaaaagttgctaCGATTACGAGTCAAAGACCTTCCCATGACCACGACGAGTCCAACCAGGAGGAAAATCAGAAACCTGTTCCGGTTCATCCGCCGGGACATGAATTCAAGCCTCGTCGTCACCAGGATCGTGTGTTCTCTGCTTCCCAAACAAATCCGGAGCCCCAGGCTTGCACCCTCGAGCTCCCCGACACCGCCCGTACACGAGCCAAAAACCGAAGCTTCGTCGCGTACGTGGCGCGCGGCCTTTttaaggcaggcaggcaggcagttgCTGCAgctccgcgcgcgcgcgcgggacAGACAAACAGGACAGGTCAAACCAAACTCGCGCGAGTGGCGACGCCCCCACGTCCCCCTCAACCGTCCGTCGGCCTCAACGCGGCGAAGCAAGACACAGATGAGCTGCTAGCTAAGCTGCCCGAACCCCCTACGCATCCGCTTCCCTTGTGTCTTGAAAGACTCCGGCGCGCCGGCGCAGCCCCGCCGACCGCCTGATCACAACTCGATCGCCCCACTTGGTCTGGttagcgcgcgcgcgcgcgatcACCAGCGCATAATTAATTCAGCgctggccggccggccatggagaagaagctgctgctgccgctggcGGTGGCGCACAAGCACGCGCACGCGCAcggaggcggtggcggcggggAGCGGATGTGGGCGCGGCCGTGGCGGTGGGCCAAGACCgccttcttcctcgcggccATGCTCGCGTCGCTCCTGCTCGTCTGCGCGCCGCCGCTGCTCGTCGTGCTCCTCGACCTCACGCTCCCGCCGGCGCTCCTGTCCGCGACCCTCCGCGCTGGCGCCGCCGGCAGCGGCTCGTTCGCGCCGGCGGTCGTGGCCCAGGCGCGGGCGTTCGACTTCCGCTCCTCGCTCGTCGACCTGCCCGCCGTCTCCGCGGCGCGCGCGCTGCTCATCCTCTGTTAGTATCTTACGTACTATCCGTCCACTCCAGATCGGCTTCCGAGATTCGAATTTCTCCTCCCTGAGCAGAGCTCAAGCTGAACTTGACGGCTTCTTCTCGTGTGTCATGGCAGGCGCGTACGTGGTGTGCGGCGGGGGCGGCGCGTACCTAGGCGTGGTGGTGGCGTGCGCGGCGGGGTCCGTGTCCTACGTGCTCGCCAAGGCCGCGGCCGTgctgccgcgccgcgccgccgcgctgCAGGCGGGTGCGGGCGGTGAcgctcgcgccgccgccggaccGGAGGCCATGCTCCTGCTCTCCCTGGCGCTCGCCGCCGCGCACCTCGCCGCCGCGTACCGGACCAGCTGCCGCGAGCGCCGGCGAATGCTCGTGTACAGGATCGACGTCGAAGGCGCCGTAAGTGTACCGTCGCAAATCTTAACCAATTCTCTCCATCCCCGTTACCTTCCGTCTGATCCGAACTGCACGCGCTTCTCTGCTCATGAAATCTTCACGTCTGAGCAACGCAAATACCATGCGAATaactttcttttgtttttacttgagatagaaaaaaaaaaactttcttcGCGCGTAGTAGTACTTAGTTGCCTAGTTGCAGTGCAGACATGACCTTGAGCATAGTGGGTGGCATGATTATTCTCAAGAATAATCCAGGCATTTTGTTGGGTACATCGACACCCAGTCGACTCTGCTTTCGGTGACGGATTCTCGGTGCATAGACATTAACGCGTTCCATAGTCTAGGCACAAAGGTTAAGACAGCCTAGTGGCATCTTGCCAGATTAGATATCTACTGCATCTGCAACCACCTTAtcaataaactatataattactaTTGCtttattagtctataattggtcaTCCAGATTTAAAGGAACAAATATAGGATTTGTTATTTTCTGCTGATGGGAAAAGTTATGAGCCTTTTGTTGTACTCAACAACTAATGAACTTTGTATTGTATATGCAGGTGAGGTTAAAAGGAGGCCATCAAACACCCAAAGGGCTGAAGCAGTGTAGCGTCTGACACCCTGTTCTTCCCATCACCCTCACCACCATTTGCATCCGCCACATCACCATACACACGTACGTAGGAAGATTAATTTTCCTTTATTAggaaaaaaaattttggttggGTTGGTCTTCGTTATGTGTACACTAAGATACGTTGTTACTCGTGTAACTCCTGTCACTGCCGCAAAGTGAACATACTACTGTAAATACGAAACGATCATATGCTTTGTTGTTATACAATACACCCGGCCTCCTGCGATGCAGATTTCTGACGCAGGACGAGCCGCGTTACAGGCCCGGTTTCTTCGTGCTATATCTTCTGTTTGTGTCCATACATACAATGCAATTGCAGTTGCAGTTTTATATTTCCTTCTGGAAAGAAAACCAGACTTGTACGTGTATCTGAAGATACTACTAGTCAGTAGCTGGACATAGAACCATATGCTGGACTGTGAAGGAAATTTCCATGCTGTACCAACCGGTTCAGAGAAACTTCGTTTTCAGTTTTGCACTGAAGAATTTTCGCTTTCCAAAAGGAGACACGGCTCGGGTCAATGGCGTTCTACCGCCTGCCTCCTAACGTTTCAGAATTCAGACCAAGCTACTTGAGGACAAAATTTGGAGGAGACATCAGAATTCTGAAACCAGGAACCTTCGGGTAGTTCTTGTTGACGCCAGAGAAGTCGTGTTTTTCATCAGGCTCGCGGTCTGCGTTTAGCAAGTTGCTGAAAACGAATACGTACAGAGACGGCAGCAGTAAGCCATGTGGCCGAAGATCTGTGTAAAATCTGCAGGCGTGGGAGCAAAAGAGTACGCTTCCGTTTCCAGAAGCCGAAAAAACTGGCGTCAGTTGACGTGAACAGAGTCCTGTTACTGAGAAACCAGCGCACACCCAGCTCGTGTCGTGCTGCCTACAACTACAAGGGCTGCGAAGATAATGGAGCGCTCGTTTCGGCCAAAGCACAGGTGATCAAAGGATGTGCTCTGAATGTGGGGTGACAGCAAGTCAGCAACGGTACGCAGCCGGCCCTAACGGCCGAACTAGATGTAAGTTAATGCTAAAACACGTACGCAGATCTCGTCGTGGAGCATCGAGTGCATGTTTGGCACGGGGCCATAAATTGACGAATGTTTGGGCCACGGAATTGTGCCAAATCTGTAGTACACTTGTGAAACTAAAAAAGCTCGAAGATAAAAAAAAAGGCTTTACAGTAGACAAGACCCAAACTGACCCGTCACGAAGAATTTGGAGGCATGGAATTTGTAACGCCGAAGCTCCCGTTTGGCGATTTCCACTCTGGCCTGGTTCAGTTGAGgaaaatttttagttttggctattgtagcactttcgtttgtttgtgacaaatattgtccaatcatggactaactagactcaaaagattcagctcgcgaattacaggtaaactgtgtaatcagtatttgtttttgtctatatttaatacttcatgcatgtgccaaaagatttaatgtgacggaaaatcttgaattttttttaactaaacaaggcctcggtttgctttttcttcttaatatgAAGAAATATTATGTCGGCCGGAAAACGTTGATGGAACATACTGTTAATTAACAGGAGAAACGTCCTGTCCAACTTTCGACGGACCGGTTAAGAAGGTCGGACCAAGCCCAACTATCCGTATTATTATTTGGCCCACTAAATTACGAAGTTGAACGGACAGACCCAGTATGCATTACTGCATTAGCAAAAGGTCCATTTAGTTTCCTCTACCTCAACTATCAAATGTTGTTTCATTTTCCTCTTAGAAGTGAGCAACTCCAACCGTTTTATTTTTTGTCAAAACTTTCAAAATCTCTTATCTAACAGTTTATCAATTGGGTTTGGCATTTATAGCAAGTTGGCAAATTCTTCTCCTTTATTGGCATTTATGCGCGCCCTAGAATAGGCTTGGCATACTATATGTGCATGCTTTTATAACAAGTTGACAACCTGATGCTTATTCGTTGATCTCCGGAACCAGTAGAATTTTTTTTGCCAAGTCAAAAttgccaaacacttggagatgctctttttGTTCCCTCCCCATATTGTTTTGGGATTTGACAAATAACAATATTTGCCAAGCAAAATTTGCAaaactattggagttgctcttatacaCTCTAATTATCTAATACTAGATAAATTACACCCCTTGCTGATTTTGACTATGATTTTAGCCTACGCAGTGCCACGTCAACCATCCCGTTCTATATGTAGCACAATCTCAACCTTAAGGGAGAAACTAGAATACGTTGACAGTATATGACGGATCAAATAGACATTAAAAAAACAAAGTGATATTTTTGAATAGAAttatctaatattttatttcaatagtttattttattttaaaaatttagACAACTAAAAATCGTAAATTGATTTATTCTTACAAAATTTATAGAATTTTTTTtagcttggaaaaatatgaaactagtTTGAAGTTTTCTTTTATCTCATATGGTATAACTTTTTGTCTATTTCCTAGTAGATGCTCTTTTTATCTGTTATATTTAGTCGAAGATCCAGAATATGCAGAATGACAAGTGAATTTTTTTTACGAAACTGGAGGGGCTTGAAAGCCCCTATAGGGATTTATTTAAAGAAACTCAAGTTTTACAACCAGAAGCAAAGGCTCAAG contains:
- the LOC8062610 gene encoding uncharacterized protein LOC8062610, coding for MEKKLLLPLAVAHKHAHAHGGGGGGERMWARPWRWAKTAFFLAAMLASLLLVCAPPLLVVLLDLTLPPALLSATLRAGAAGSGSFAPAVVAQARAFDFRSSLVDLPAVSAARALLILCAYVVCGGGGAYLGVVVACAAGSVSYVLAKAAAVLPRRAAALQAGAGGDARAAAGPEAMLLLSLALAAAHLAAAYRTSCRERRRMLVYRIDVEGAVRLKGGHQTPKGLKQCSV